In Artemia franciscana chromosome 4, ASM3288406v1, whole genome shotgun sequence, a single window of DNA contains:
- the LOC136026701 gene encoding serine/threonine-protein phosphatase 6 regulatory ankyrin repeat subunit A-like: protein MFKKKKKTVDRYLRSSSLKNVSMKEKKEGDTERQMVSTSFFEAVREGDIKRAKELIITFGLSYSKEWLDGYALLREALINNHLAIAKLLLHHDCRVKIKYKACSDTPLHLAVVCGDIEVIKMILDKGARINAKNRLKDGISPLHLAASSGHIQIVDCLLKHGADIAETNNYGVNPLHLAADSGHTQIVDCLLKHVASNPSHLGACRVPPRCIDCLLKHTRYINLKNNYGSTPLHLAAYRGHTQVVVCLLKHGASVYETEKHGTSPLHLAAHSGNTQIVDCLLKHVASNPSHLGACRVPPRCIDCLLNHTRYINLKNNYGSTPLHLAAYRGHTQVVVCLLKHGASVYETEKHGTSPLHLAAHSGNTQIVDCLLKQKAVIDEKNNDGSSPLHFAAYGGHTQCVDYLLKHGVDINVKNNDGSNPLHLAAYRGHAQVVDYLLKQGASVDEREIDGESPLHLAASSGHTQIVDCLLKHGADINVKNNDGSNPLHLAAYRGHTQVVDYLLKHGASVDEMKKDGTSPLHLAAYGGHTQCVDCLLKHGADINVKDNDGSNPLHLAAYRGHTQVVDYLLKHGASVDEREIDGTSPLHLAASGGHTQIVDCLLKHGAAANIRKNNGTSPLHLAASSGHTQIVDCLLKHGADINVKNNDGSNPLHLAAYRGHTQVVDYLLKQGASVDEREIDGTSPLHSAASSGHTQIVDCLLKHGADINVKNNDGSNPLHLAAYRGHTQVVDYLLKQGASVDEREIDGTSPLHLAASSGHTQIVDCLLKHGADIDIKKNDVTSPLHLAAFRGRKQIVDCLLKHGANIDEREKDGKSPLHLAASTGHTQIVDCLLRHGADIDVKSNDGTSPLHLAASIGSKQIVDYLLKHGANIDERKKDGTSPLHLAASGGHTQIVDCLLKHGAAANIRKNNGSSPLHEAASKGCSKSVKLLLKFGARVNSRDENERTALHYACSEGRLEAVETLIEFGSDINVISKHSFTAFHEAADLLFELRKSHIIDIRYLRYCRIIIHHIIKMIATNLYVCEDNQISFEHISELADESFDDFQSQCVRELDNMRRKKIPYSNTSFYGILVKGESSFAAFMRNKSVIEFFKTANYEIEFPLYASILRSHFRKGMKRNELVELAKRSFNQIIKNLTELPYVCIEKIFSHLSNEDLENLKDVF from the coding sequence atgtttaaaaaaaaaaaaaaaacagttgataGATATTTACGTTCATCCAGCTTGAAGAATGTTTCAATGAAAGAGAAGAAAGAAGGAGACACTGAAAGGCAGATGGTAAGCACAAGTTTCTTTGAGGCGGTACGTGAGGGAGATATAAAAAGAGCAAAGGAGCTAATCATCACTTTTGGGCTGTCTTACTCAAAAGAATGGTTAGATGGATATGCATTACTTCGTGAAGCTTTGATCAACAATCATTTAGCTATTGCTAAATTACTCTTACATCACGACTGTagagttaaaattaaatataaagcgTGTTCTGATACACCACTTCATTTGGCAGTTGTTTGTGGTGATATAGAAGTTATTAAGATGATTTTGGATAAAGGTGCTAGAATTAATGCAAAAAACAGACTAAAAGATGGCATAAGTCCACTTCATTTGGCAGCTTCTAGTGGACACATACAAATTGTTGATTGTCTTTTGAAGCATGGGGCTGATATTGCTGAAACGAACAATTATGGTGTAaatccacttcatttagcagctgaTAGTGGACACACACAAATTgttgattgtcttttgaaacaTGTGGCTTCAAATCCAAGTCATTTAGGAGCTTGTAGAGTACCCCCACGATGTATTGATTGTCTGTTGAAGCATACGagatatattaatttaaagaacAATTATGGTTCAactccacttcatttagcagcttaTAGAGGACACACACAAGTTGTTGTGTGTCTTTTGAAGCACGGGGCTAGTGTTTACGAAACAGAAAAACATGGtacaagtccacttcatttagcagctcaTAGTGGAAACACACAAATTgttgattgtcttttgaaacaTGTGGCTTCAAATCCAAGTCATTTAGGAGCTTGTAGAGTACCCCCACGATGTATTGATTGTCTGTTGAACCATACGagatatattaatttaaagaacAATTATGGTTCAactccacttcatttagcagcttaTAGAGGACACACACAAGTTGTTGTGTGTCTTTTGAAGCACGGGGCTAGTGTTTACGAAACAGAAAAACATGGtacaagtccacttcatttagcagctcaTAGTGGAAACACACAAATTGTTGATTGTCTTTTGAAGCAAAAGGCTGTTAttgatgaaaaaaacaatgatggttcaagtccacttcattttgcAGCTTATGGAGGTCACACACAATGTGTTGATTATCTCTTGAAGCATGGGGTTGATATTAATGTAAAGAACAATGATGGTTCCaatccacttcatttagcagcttaTAGAGGACACGCACAAGTTGTTGATTATCTTTTGAAGCAAGGGGCTAGTGTTGACGAAAGAGAAATAGATGGtgaaagtccacttcatttagcagcttctAGTGGACACACACAAATTgttgattgtcttttgaaacaTGGGGCTGATATTAATGTAAAGAACAATGATGGTTCCaatccacttcatttagcagcttaTAGAGGACACACACAAGTTGTTGATTATCTTTTGAAGCACGGGGCTAGTGTTGACGAGATGAAAAAAGATGGtacaagtccacttcatttagcagcttaTGGAGGACACACACAATGTGTTGATTGTCTCTTGAAGCATGGGGCTGATATTAATGTAAAGGACAATGATGGTTCCaatccacttcatttagcagcttaTAGAGGACACACACAAGTTGTTGATTATCTTTTGAAGCACGGGGCTAGTGTTGACGAAAGAGAAATAGATGGtacaagtccacttcatttagcagcttctGGAGGACACACACAAATTGTTGACTGTCTTTTGAAGCATGGGGCTGCTGCAAATATACGAAAAAATAATGGtacaagtccacttcatttagcagcttctAGTGGACACACACAAATTgttgattgtcttttgaaacaTGGGGCTGATATTAATGTAAAGAACAATGATGGTTCCaatccacttcatttagcagcttaTAGAGGACACACACAAGTTGTTGATTATCTTTTGAAGCAAGGGGCTAGTGTTGACGAAAGAGAAATAGATGGTACAAGTCCACTTCATTCAGCAGCTTCTAGTGGACACACACAAATTgttgattgtcttttgaaacaTGGGGCTGATATTAATGTAAAGAACAATGATGGTTCCaatccacttcatttagcagcttaTAGAGGACACACACAAGTTGTTGATTATCTTTTGAAGCAAGGGGCTAGTGTTGACGAAAGAGAAATAGATGGtacaagtccacttcatttagcagcttctAGTGGACACACACAAATTgttgattgtcttttgaaacaTGGGGCTgatattgatataaaaaaaaatgatgttacaagtccacttcatttagcagcttttAGAGGACGTAAACAAATTGTTGACTGCCTTTTGAAGCACGGGGCTAATATTGACGAAAGGGAAAAAGATGGTAAAAGTCCgcttcatttagcagcttctACAGGACACACACAAATTGTTGATTGTCTTTTGAGGCATGGGGCAGATATTGATGTAAAAAGCAATGATGGtacaagtccacttcatttagcagcttctATAGGAAGCAAACAAATTGTTGACTACCTTTTGAAGCACGGGGCTAATATtgacgaaagaaaaaaagatggtacgagtccacttcatttagcagcttctGGAGGACACACACAAATTGTTGACTGTCTTTTGAAGCATGGGGCTGCTGCAAATATACGAAAAAATAATGGTTCAAGTCCTCTTCATGAAGCTGCTTCAAAAGGATGCTCGAAAAGTGTGAAATTGTTGCTAAAATTTGGTGCGAGAGTTAATTCTAGAGACGAAAATGAAAGAACTGCCCTTCATTATGCTTGTTCAGAAGGGAGACTCGAAGCTGTTGAAACACTTATTGAGTTTGGATCTGACATAAATGTTATTAGTAAACACAGTTTTACAGCTTTTCATGAGGCTGCTGACCTGCTATTCGAACTTAGGAAATCACATATCATAGATATCAGATACCTTAGATATTGTAGAATTATTATTCACCACATAATTAAAATGATAGCGACAAATTTATATGTATGTGAAGACAATCAGATAAGTTTTGAACATATTTCAGAGCTTGCTGATGAAAGCTTCGATGATTTTCAGTCTCAATGCGTAAGAGAGCTAGATAATATGAGGAGGAAGAAAATTCCATATTCCAACACATCATTTTATGGAATTTTAGTGAAAGGAGAAAGCTCGTTTGCAGCATTTATGAGGAATAAAAGTGTAATTGAGTTTTTTAAAACGGCTAACTATGAAATAGAATTTCCATTATATGCTAGCATACTAAGAAGTCATTTCAGAAAGGGTATGAAAAGGAATGAATTAGTTGAACTGGCCAAAAGAAGTTTTAATCAAATCATTAAGAACTTAACTGAGTTGCCGTATGTatgtattgaaaaaatatttagccATCTAAGCAATGAGGACTTGGAAAATTTGAAAGATGTATTTTAG